From Tachypleus tridentatus isolate NWPU-2018 chromosome 8, ASM421037v1, whole genome shotgun sequence, a single genomic window includes:
- the LOC143222441 gene encoding QRFP-like peptide receptor, translating into MEQKTLKLKYEIFVNYTNTSYYNETYGTNNIYFYEAGDRENASITSWQDTLKELKDKLYKTNDVSVMVLISLYGILFLTGLAGNSIIAYFVCKQKTYPHGHRRNNMLINLCIADLMVILVCCPMAIYTSMTTVWHLGESLCKILTYLQGVSVTAGTLSMTALSLDRYVSVRHPGTFLKVNRHRMNSMMIAVVWTISVLFSLPIIFVRKMETLRVPSLQVSFCIEKWDSSIKRTFTIATLTVVHALPCLILLICQASVSRTIKSAEDAVLNRNDIRQRSFRMSSRNPNTPPPTREDTSTHCRRYIGDLCSREIDIRLQNLRVAKEMSSVNGSCSLQSTDREGVVRPHSPRMKRRLAYLLMGMTMCFVICWLPYNITSSYVDLFGIPSVAKYLPFTLLLGHAHSAINPIVYWLLNKTLRKKMHNIKQRSTSRPRTRHQRIPMKCFVQNTQSQFSDTTTENALGIFHPKYSKRNDREII; encoded by the exons ATGGAGCAGAAGACACTGAAACTAAAATACGAAATATTCGTCAATTATACAAATACTTCCTACTACAATGAAACATAcggaacaaataatatttatttttacgagGCTGGCGACAGAGAGAACGCCAGCATCACTTCCTGGCAAGACACGCTTAAAGAGTTGAAAGATAAACTTTATAAGACCAATGATGTATCTGTAATGGTGCTGATAAGCTTGTATGGGATACTTTTCTTAACAGGCCTAGCAGGCAACTCCATCATTGCTTATTTCGTGTGTAAGCAGAAAACCTATCCACACGGCCACAGGCGAAATAACATGTTGATAAATCTTTGTATAGCAGATTTAATGGTCATCCTGGTATGCTGTCCGATGGCTATTTATACAAGCATGACAACAGTTTGGCACCTGGGAGAATCCCTATGTAAGATTCTCACTTATCTGCAGG GTGTATCTGTTACTGCAGGAACTTTGTCGATGACAGCCCTAAGTTTGGATAGATATGTTTCAGTTCGACATCCAGGAACCTTTCTCAAAGTAAACAGACATCGCATGAATAGCATGATGATAGCAGTGGTCTGGACTATATCTGTGCTATTTTCTCTTCCCATTATATTTGTGAGAAAAATGGAGACCCTAAGAGTTCCTTCATTACAGGTTTCTTTTTGTATCGAGAAATGGGATTCTAGTATAAAGCGCACCTTCACAATAGCCACATTAACTGTAGTTCACGCCTTGCCCTGTCTAATACTTCTAATTTGTCAGGCTTCTGTCAGCAGAACTATAAAATCTGCAGAAGATGCGGTTCTCAACCGAAACGACATCCGTCAGAGGTCATTTCGAATGAGTTCTCGTAACCCAAACACTCCTCCACCGACGAGAGAAGATACGAGTACACACTGTAGACGATACATTGGAGACCTGTGCAGTAGAGAAATAGACATTAGATTACAAAATCTTCGCGTAGCAAAAGAAATGTCATCGGTTAATGGAAGTTGCTCATTACAATCAACAGATCGCGAAGGCGTAGTTCGACCTCACAGTCCCCGGATGAAGAGAAGATTGGCCTATTTATTGATGGGGATGACCATGTGTTTTGTCATCTGCTGGTTACCATATAATATCACTTCGTCCTACGTGGATTTATTTGGTATTCCCAGCGTGGCCAAATATCTACCTTTCACCTTACTATTAGGCCACGCCCATAGTGCTATTAATCCTATTGTCTATTGGCTGTTGAACAAGACTCTACGTAAGAAAATgcataatataaaacaaagatcAACCTCGCGGCCACGTACTCGTCATCAGCGGATACCCATGAAGTGTTTTGTTCAAAATACACAAAGCCAGTTCTCAGATACTACAACCGAAAATGCTTTAGGAATTTTCCACCCAAAATATTCTAAGCGAAACGACagagaaattatataa